One window of the Megalops cyprinoides isolate fMegCyp1 chromosome 2, fMegCyp1.pri, whole genome shotgun sequence genome contains the following:
- the nanog gene encoding homeobox protein NANOG translates to MADWKLPMAYNFNPSYHAYAYGLMYPHGPEQNHQNLSWAEAAYNHPGVGGGYYSTPPPHQSPPRNSEDNHTANSHFPSSVLYFGDSHTQNGRLFLSHHQPEFNQRPRESERASSDTPSDSEAHTPDSWSSGSSREGCPTRAATSSWGEREEEEVDSGSPDSSGHVSSSLTVRDEETPHVTVEGEEQTQLTSQKAPPQPRKAKARTAFSEDQMIALTHRFSVQRYLTPAEMKTLAGITGLTYKQVKTWFQNRRMKLKRHQKDNSWVSERYPNSGYPNMPLHSQFQTDSSAMPQDQYSNTQFREAVFKKTPPQTPTYYHNYPRPPSPQQPPTRVQSGWSLPPVAHYEYNTNNYSGVNGNNSINSDDGTPVDAIESPSRMAVVQSGTQWST, encoded by the exons ATGGCAGACTGGAAACTGCCCATGGCTTACAACTTCAACCCGTCGTATCATGCATACGCTTACGGGCTCATGTACCCACACGGGCCTGAGCAAAACCATCAAAACTTGAGCTGGGCAGAGGCCGCCTACAATCACCCGGGAGTCGGTGGAGGTTATTACTCTACGCCGCCGCCGCATCAGTCGCCACCACGGAATTCGGAAGATAACCACACAGCTAATTCACACTTTCCTAGTTCTGTTCTGTATTTCGGCGACTCGCACACCCAGAATGGTCGCCTTTTCCTTTCCCATCATCAACCTGAGTTCAACCAACGACCAAGGGAGAGCGAGCGGGCAAGCAGCGACACTCCAAGCGACTCTGAGGCTCACACGCCAG ATTCCTGGAGTTCGGGGAGTAGCAGGGAAGGGTGCCCCACACGTGCTGCCACATCctcctggggagagagagaggaggaggaagtagATAGTGGAAGTCCCGACAGCAGCGGACACGTTTCCAGCTCTCTGACTGTAAGAGATGAGGAGACACCTCATGTTacagtggaaggagaggagcagaCCCAGCTGACCTCCCAAAAAGCTCCACCTCAACCCCGGAAGGCCAAGGCACGCACAGCTTTTTCGGAGGACCAGATGATCGCCCTGACCCATCGGTTTAGTGTTCAAAGGTATCTTACTCCAGCGGAGATGAAGACTCTTGCAGGCATAACAGGCCTTACTTACAAACAG GTGAAGACTTGGTTCCAGAACCGCAGGATGAAGTTGAAGAGACACCAGAAAGACAACAGCTGGGTATCTGAAAGGTATCCCAACTCTGGCTATCCCAACATGCCCCTGCACTCTCAG TTCCAGACAGACTCCTCCGCAATGCCCCAGGACCAGTACTCCAACACACAGTTCAGAGAGGCTGTTTTCAAGAAGACTCCTCCCCAAACTCCAACTTACTATCACAACTACCCCCGCCCACCTTCACCCCAACAACCCCCAACACGAGTACAGAGTGGATGGAGCCTGCCCCCTGTTGCCCACTATGAATACAACACCAACAATTACAGTGGCGTGAATGGCAACAATAGCATCAACAGTGACGACGGAACGCCAGTGGATGCGATTGAAAGTCCAAGTCGCATGGCAGTGGTGCAGAGTGGCACTCAATGGTCGACATAA
- the LOC118773165 gene encoding transmembrane 9 superfamily member 1-like — translation MTTSWGLPTLRFVGGRFGVCILALLVLPQAGWAVSYKPGEAVTLYVNKVGPYHNPQETYHYYTLPVCRPKEVRHKALSLGEVLDGDRMAESLYEIRFRENTERQTLCELTLSEKEVEQLRDAVEELYYFEFVLDDIPIWGFVGYMEESGFLPHSHKVGLWTHLDFNIEYNGDSVIFANVSMKDVKPVPLDGGGGVVPGAGAGGGLAVTHTYSVRWFESPLPHGRRAERLRDYSFFPKTLEIHWLSIINSLVLVVLLLGFVIIILMRVLKNDFARYNVEEEGGCDDLDQGDNGWKIIHTDVFRFPPYKSLLCAVLGVGAQFLTLATGIIVMALLGMFNVHRHGAINSAAIVLYALTSCVSGYCSCRFYTQIHGQRWVWNIILTSTLFSAPLFLTWSVVNSVHWWSGSTQALPASTVLLLLGAWVLVGFPLTVIGGIVGKNRAGSFQAPCRTRNIPRQIPPQPWYKHTAVHMAIGGFLPFSAISVELYYIFATVWGREHYTLYGILLCVFAILLSVGACISVALTYFLLSGEDYRWWWRSVLSTGSTGLFIFVYSVFYYRNRSAMSGLVQSAEFFGYSLLTALVFSLMLGTVSFCASLAFIRYIYRSLKMD, via the exons ATGACCACAAGCTGGGGGCTTCCAACTCTGCGGTTTGTTGGTGGGAGGTTTGGAGTGTGCATACTGGCCCTGTTAGTCCTGCCCCAGGCAGGATGGGCAGTGAGCTACAAGCCTGGGGAGGCTGTGACTTTGTATGTCAACAAGGTCGGTCCCTACCATAATCCCCAGGAGACCTACCATTACTACACCTTACCTGTCTGCAGGCCCAAAGAG GTGCGGCACAAGGCCTTAAGTCTTGGAGAGGTGCTCGACGGAGACAGGATGGCGGAGTCCCTGTATGAGATCCGCTTCAGGGAGAACACAGAGCGGCAGACCCTGTGTGAACTGACCCTCAGTGAGAAAGAG gtgGAACAGCTGCGAGACGCAGTGGAGGAGCTGTATTATTTTGAGTTTGTCCTAGATGACATTCCCATATGGGGCTTTGTGGGATACATGGAGGAGAGCGGCTTCCTGCCTCACAGCCATAag GTAGGACTGTGGACACACCTGGATTTCAACATTGAGTACAATGGGGACTCTGTGATCTTCGCCAATGTGTCTATGAAGGACGTGAAGCCTGTGCCACTggatgggggtggtggggtggtgcCCGGAGCAGGGGCCGGGGGGGGCTTGGCAGTGACCCATACCTACAGCGTTCGCTGGTTCGAGAGCCCCCTGCCCCATGGACGACGGGCAGAGCGGCTGCGGGACTATTCCTTCTTCCCTAAAACTCTGGAAATCCATTGGCTGTCCATCATCAACTCCTTGGTGCTGGTGGTCCTGCTGCTGGGCtttgtcatcatcatcctcatgaGGGTGCTGAAGAATGACTTTGCAAG GTACAATgtagaggaggaggggggctgtgATGACTTAGACCAAGGGGACAATGGCTGGAAGATCATCCACACTGACGTCTTTCGGTTCCCCCCCTACAAGAGCCTGCTATGTGCTGTTCTGGGGGTGGGCGCACAGTTTCTCACGCTAGCCACAG GAATCATTGTCATGGCGTTACTGGGGATGTTCAATGTGCATCGCCACGGTGCCATCAACTCGGCAGCAATCGTTCTGTACGCGCTGACCAGCTGCGTCTCGGGTTACTGCTCCTGCCGCTTCTACACCCAGATCCACGGCCAGCGCTGGGTATGGAACATCATCCTCACTTCCACGCTCTTCTCAG CGCCCCTGTTCCTCACATGGAGCGTGGTGAACTCTGTGCACTGGTGGAGCGGGTCGACCCAGGCCCTGCCCGCCTCCacggtgctgctgctgctgggcgcCTGGGTGCTGGTGGGCTTCCCCCTCACCGTCATCGGGGGCATCGTGGGCAAGAACCGGGCAGGCAGCTTTCAGGCGCCCTGCCGCACCCGCAACATCCCGCGGCAGATACCTCCGCAGCCCTGGTACAAGCACACCGCGGTGCACATGGCCATCGGAGGCTTCCTGCCCTTCAG cGCCATCTCGGTGGAGCTGTACTACATCTTCGCGACGGTGTGGGGCCGCGAGCACTACACGCTGTACGGCATCCTGCTGTGCGTCTTCGCCATCCTGCTGTCGGTGGGCGCCTGCATCTCGGTGGCGCTGACCTACTTCCTGCTGTCGGGGGAGGACTACCGCTGGTGGTGGCGCAGCGTGCTGAGCACCGGCTCCACGGGCCTCTTCATCTTCGTCTACTCCGTCTTCTACTACCGCAACCGCTCCGCCATGAGCGGCCTGGTGCAGAGCGCCGAGTTCTTCGGCTACTCGCTGCTCACCGCCCTCGTCTTCTCCCTCATGCTGGGCACCGTGTCCTTCTGCGCCTCGCTGGCCTTCATCCGCTACATCTACCGCAGCCTCAAGATGGACTGA